In Fibrobacter sp. UWEL, the following proteins share a genomic window:
- a CDS encoding sigma-70 family RNA polymerase sigma factor gives MPKQGIFTDGPNDRIGNIWLKYAPKIYKQCSSQTKSEEAAKDLFQDVALKFCRNAKCLDLETPLEGWFRRVVRNTYCDQMRRIYVETPMSSLMDEAGEYSAVPNHAGVFFRENQRKQRVCDLVNLFMKELNPAERIVVEGTFIAGVTLSSMSRDFGMPRCILWKRRNAALVKLRNGRSSRLLDLENPDIPVSVLENPSHLHP, from the coding sequence ATGCCTAAACAAGGAATTTTTACAGATGGACCAAACGATAGGATTGGAAATATCTGGCTAAAATACGCCCCTAAAATTTACAAACAATGTTCTTCTCAGACAAAGTCGGAAGAGGCCGCAAAGGATCTTTTTCAAGACGTTGCCCTGAAATTCTGCAGGAATGCCAAGTGCCTGGATTTGGAAACCCCTCTGGAAGGTTGGTTTCGACGGGTGGTTCGCAATACCTACTGTGACCAAATGCGTAGGATTTACGTGGAAACTCCCATGTCCAGCCTTATGGATGAGGCGGGGGAATATAGTGCCGTGCCCAACCACGCGGGCGTATTCTTCCGTGAAAATCAGCGTAAACAGCGTGTCTGTGACCTGGTTAATTTGTTCATGAAGGAGCTGAATCCAGCGGAGAGGATTGTGGTGGAGGGAACATTCATTGCCGGGGTGACTCTTTCTTCCATGTCCCGTGATTTTGGCATGCCACGATGCATTTTGTGGAAACGACGCAATGCGGCGCTGGTAAAATTGCGCAATGGCAGGAGTTCCAGGCTGCTGGATCTTGAAAATCCCGATATACCTGTGTCTGTTTTGGAAAATCCGTCCCATTTGCATCCGTGA